One genomic region from Methanomassiliicoccaceae archaeon encodes:
- a CDS encoding M48 family metalloprotease translates to MKAAWHFRTALTFAFMTSIFAAVGWIVGWLFGSPLMGLIALIAVAVLILSFSAIFSKKRALRSNNARIVTEHEEPRLYRIVRSVADKAGVPMPEVGVTEEYMPNAFATGRSPKDAAVVATRGLLNALPDDELEGVIAHEMSHVKNRDILVMSVASAVSAVIAFVGRFGIYFALAGSGNNKNGGAMLLVGLVMYITLPIAALILQLSISRKREYLADESAAEITGNPTALANALMRIEKGCDSPANDYHNPAYSSVWISNPSGTRRSFTERIFSTHPSTKDRVERLMKLAEKYGDYSRPLIYDNSADGTSDPFFHR, encoded by the coding sequence TTGAAGGCTGCATGGCATTTCAGGACCGCACTGACGTTTGCATTTATGACGTCTATCTTCGCGGCAGTAGGATGGATAGTAGGATGGTTGTTCGGCAGTCCGCTCATGGGGCTCATAGCGCTTATCGCAGTGGCGGTGCTGATCCTTTCCTTTTCGGCAATATTCTCCAAAAAAAGGGCCCTCAGATCCAACAACGCGAGGATCGTGACCGAGCATGAGGAGCCCAGGCTCTACCGCATAGTCAGGTCCGTTGCCGATAAGGCGGGGGTCCCGATGCCCGAGGTAGGCGTCACAGAGGAATACATGCCCAACGCGTTCGCCACAGGCCGCAGCCCCAAGGACGCCGCGGTCGTAGCCACGAGAGGGCTGCTCAACGCGCTTCCTGACGATGAGCTCGAGGGGGTCATCGCGCATGAGATGTCCCACGTGAAGAACCGCGACATACTCGTCATGTCGGTAGCCTCCGCCGTGTCGGCGGTAATCGCGTTCGTCGGGCGTTTCGGCATATACTTCGCTTTGGCAGGCTCGGGCAACAACAAGAACGGGGGCGCAATGCTGCTTGTCGGACTTGTGATGTATATCACGCTCCCTATCGCCGCCCTGATCCTTCAGCTGAGCATTTCCAGAAAGAGGGAGTACCTGGCTGACGAATCCGCGGCCGAGATCACAGGTAACCCCACGGCCCTAGCCAATGCCTTGATGCGCATAGAGAAGGGATGCGACAGCCCTGCCAACGATTATCACAACCCCGCATATTCGTCGGTCTGGATATCGAACCCCTCCGGAACCAGGAGGTCGTTTACGGAGAGGATATTCAGCACCCACCCCTCGACAAAGGATAGGGTCGAACGCCTGATGAAGCTGGCTGAGAAGTACGGCGACTACAGCCGCCCGTTGATCTACGACAACAGTGCAGACGGTACATCCGATCCGTTCTTCCACAGGTGA